GGATGATAAAACCGTTGATAAAGATATGTCAGAGGGAGTTAATACCTATTTTTTATTATATGTTTCAGTTTTCTTATTACTTGTTTTAATTGTTTCTTTGGAATCTAACAGCTTTTTAACGGCTTTTAGTGCTGTTGCTGCCACATTTAATAATATAGGTCCGGGGCTTGATGCCGTTGGTCCAAGTTATAACTTTACTAATTACTCGGCTTTGATGAAACTTGTTCTTTCGATGAGTATGCTATTAGGGCGTTTGGAAATAATTCCAATGCTTATACTTATATCACCGAAAATTTATAAAGATATTGATTAAAAAAATATTATAATAAAGAGTTATTGCAAATTAGTAAATAAAGTAAAAAATAGTTCATTACTAGCTAAATTTCTTAACATTTAAAAATTGACATTCGCTGCAAATTCGGTAACTCGCTTCGCTCAAACATACCGACATTTGCTCGGCTCATTTCCTTCAATTTTTAAATTAAAATTTAGATGTAATTCACTTATTTTTTACTCTTATTACAATAGTTAAACTTGCAATAACTCTTTTTTAGTTCTCACATATAAAATACGCTACTTCATAAGTTAAAATCTTACTTTTAAAACTTCTCACATTGTTCACAGAAGGTTTTTGAAGACCTGTTACTCCTGTATATTTTAAATGTCTTAATAATTCTATTGGATTTTCAAAATCCAGTTTTATAGTTTCTTTATAAAAAGATATTTTTTTAAAATATTTTTTAATAATTTTTTCTAATTCCTCTAGTGATTTATATTCTAAAGAAAGTCCGAAGTGATTTTTTATTTCTATTAAATTTCCTAAAATATATGTTGAGAAGCACAATTTTTTAGTGGAATTTTTAATATTTTTAAAAAGTCTATCACTGTCATATATCCATTGAAATACCGAACTGGAAAGCAGTAAATCGCTTTGAGGTAAATCTATATCTAATATATCTCCTTCGATAAAAGTGCTATAGCCTATATCACTTATATATGCCCTTACATCAAATCTATCATTTAAAGTTAGATTTTTTAAAGATGGAAAACACTTTATATACTTTCTTGTAAAAATGCCTGTTCCACAGCCAATCTCAAAAATACTGTGGATTTCATCTCTTAAAACTTCTTTTTTTTTCATATACTCGACTAAGTTCTCTGCAACCTTTTTTTGTACTGACGAATAATTATCATATTCATCAAAATGTCTACTAAAATTCATCTATAATGCCTCATCTTTTTTATTTTCTAAAATTGAGCTGAAATCTTTTATATAAGAAAATGGATAATGCCCACAATTTATAATTTTATATTCTATCCCTTTCTCTTTATAGAATTTTTCTTGCTTTGCTCTCGGAATAATCCTATCATACTCTCCGATAAAAGAATAATCTATTTTATTTTCTAATATCTTATAATTTTTTTTAAAATAAGCCAATTCATATCTTACTTCTTCAAAATTTTTGCCACTATTTATAAAACTATTGTCTATATCCATATTTTGATAAAATTTTAAAAGTCTTTCCGGACTTAAAGTATTTAAGGTCAAATCAAACATTTTTTCATTTATTCCATATTTTCCTATAGTTTCCGGAAGCCCATTTACTGCTATTGCAGTTCTATATTTTATATCTTTATTTTCATTTAAAAATTTATTTAAATAATACACTCCAAATGACCAAGCCATGAAAATATTTTCTTCATTCCTTAGAACTTCATTTTTATCAATAATATAGGGAAAATTTATTATTTCTATTTTATAATCACTGGAGTTTTTAATATTTGATAAGATATTCTTGTCCATTCCCCAGCCATTAAAAAAATATATTTTCTTCATTTAAACCCCTTTGATTTTCTCAATTTCTAAGCTCAATACTTTAAAAAATTCATCTAATTTTTCTACTTGCATATCCGCTGATAAGCTCAAACGTAGTCTTGCTGTATTTTTAGGAACTGTAGGTTCTTTTATAGCATATGTTAGATAACCTTCTTCTTTAAGTGCAGTAACCAATAGATTGGTCTTTTCATTTTCTCCTATTATAATACTTATAATATGAGTATTTGATACAGTTTCTATATTTAGTTCCGCCAATTTTTTTAAAGAAAATTCTATAAGCTTTTTCAAATTACTGCTTTTTTCTTGAAATTTTTTCATATTATTCAAAATATATAAATTCCATAAGTTATTTATAGGAGGAAGAGCTGTTGAATAAATAAACTTTCTGCTTTTATTTATCAAATATTCCTTATAAACTTTATCACAGATAACATAAGCTCCGACTGAAGCTCCACCCTTACCTAAAGGAATAACCAAAAAATCTATATCTTTTACCAAATTTTCATTATATGCTATTCCATAGCCAAAAACTCCGTATGAATGTGCTTCATCAACCATAAGATCAAATTTATACTGCTTTTTTAGATCTACTATAGCTCCTATATCAGCTGTGTCCCCATCCATACTATATATAGTTTCTGTAACTACTAAAATATCCTTATATTCGGTCGAGTATTTTTTTAAAATTTTTTCAAGTGCTTTTATGTCCAAATGATTATATCTTAAAATTTTGGCTTCTGAATTTATGCAACCATCATAAATACTTGCATGATTTAGCCTGTCAGTTATAATAAGGCTTTCTTTATTATAAAAGGTTTCTATTAATGAAGAGTTTGCATCAAAGCCTGAATTATATACCAGACATGCTTTTCCATAAATTTTTTCCACTTCATTTTCTAAATTCATTACAATAGGATAAGAGCCGTCTATAAGTCGTGAAGACGCAGAAGTCATCTTAAAATCATCAAAATTAGTATTAGAAAAAAAATCATCAAAAATTTCTTTATCCCTCATTATTCCTAAATAATCATTTGAAGAAAAATTTAAAAATTCTTTTTCATTGACTTTAAGAGTTCTTAATCTATAATCTTTTTCTAAATTTATTAATTCTTTTTCTATTTCTTCTTTTAGCATAATTGTTCCTTATTTTTCAAAAAAAGTTTCCTTTAAATAAGAGTAGACTGTGTTGCACTCTTCAGAACTTATTTTTAATTCTTTACACACTATTTTTGGAAGATTAATTATACTGGCAAATTTTAAAAGTGAAGTTATATTTATATACTTATCTTCCGTATCATCTAAAGAATATATTTCAAAAATAATATTGGCATTTTCTTTTGATTTCACAGGCAATAGATATTTAAAAGAGTCATATCTTTTTTTTATAATTTCTTCTTTTAGCCATTCTATGCTTCCACCAAATTCATAGTACAGTTTCAAATAAAAATTATTTTTTTTATTTATATTCGCACTCATTCTCCAGTCCTCCTATAAAAATACTCTATTATAAATGATACCATATAATTTTTTTTATTCATAGAAAATTTTAAATACTTCAATGTTTTTTTTATATATTTTTCTGGAAGGTAATTTTATAAAATCAATTATCGGTCATTTTATAATAAGATTCTACTTCATCACAATTATTGAAACCTTGAAATTTAGCAATATTATCCATATTTTCTATAGCAAGATTTTTTCCTTCTTTATACATTTTATCAACATAGTTAAGATATAAACATAAAGTTTTTTCTGAATAGGAATAAAGTTCACCTCTTAAATAAGTTTCTATTGATGTTTCCTCATTATTATCCTGAAAACTATATAGCACTCTACCCATAGAGGCATATATCGGAAATTTTAAAAAAAATTCTTTTTCCCATTCCATATATATGTACATAATTTTATTTACCAAACTCTCTTTTTCAGGAGTTATATTTTCCAATATATAACTTCTCTCTTCGTACTCAGATGGATTTGTATATTTCATCATTCTTGCATATTTCTCAAAAAGAGGATTTCTTGAAGAATTTAAATCTTCCCAATAAGATTTTAAAGTTTCCTCATCAAATGTCAGCCACTGAGCTTTTCTCATTATAATAAATTCCTCTTTATTATCTTGGCAACTGGCTCTTCCACCTATATTATTTAAATTTGAAAAATAAGCCCATTCTTTCTCTAAAATCTTTTCTATCAATTCAGTCTTTATCATCTTCTTCTCTCCATCATCTCCAGCTCAATTATTAATCCAGCCACGGGGAATAATTTTTAAAAAATTCATCATTTATATTTTTTTGTATATCTACTCCATAATCTCCTAAAAAATCACTATCAATCTTACTTAGATTTTGACTTTTTAATTCTTTTATCAAAATTTCACAAATTTTTCTTATAAAAGGAATTTTATTTTGTGAAAATACCATTTCATTCAAAATTTTATGTATTTCCTCCCCTATTATCTTTAAATCTAAAAGTGCTAAATTTGACCATTTATAAAATATTTTATATCTCCGATTCAATAGAAATACCAAGTGTATTACTTCATCTACAAATAAATATAAAGCCTGATTTGCAGCTACAAGATCATTCCTCTTTAAACATCTTGCATAATTATATTGTCCGTGCTGGGATATGTACATACATCTTGTTGCTATTTTATTTTGTCTTATGGGCTCAGGATAATAAGCTATAAGTTCATTTCTAATTTTTGAAAATTCTCCTAAATTATCTATAAATACTTCTCCATTTGTAACTGTTCCCAGAGCAGTTTCAGGAATATTTTTCCATTCTAAAATTGTTTTAGGTGCTCTTGTCAGCCCTAAAAACTTAAAATAAAAATCCTCCAAGACCAAACAATTTCTTCTATTCTGCCCCCATTCACTTTCTTTTATAGCTGGAAAGCCTTTAAATTCCTTTGGTAAGCTTTCAAGAACAAAGTTTATCTCAGTTCTATATTTTTTATAGTCATTTTCTTTCAACCATATACAAACTGAAGGTCCAAAATCATGATCTTTTGATATTTCATCATCATAACCAAAACATTCCGAACCTTCTCCAACTAAACCAAAAGCACAAAGTGGGAGAATATTTTTTAATTTTTCTTCAAAAGTCGGCAAAACTATATCGTAAAAATATCTTCTTGATAATTCTAAACCTTTCACTATTTAATCCCCTTATTCAATACTTCTTCTTTTAAAAATTTAATATTGCTGATAATATTTTTATAATTATCACTATCTTCACCCATTGTCAGCTTTGATATCTCAGCTGCCTTTTCAAAATATTGAACTGCTCTATTGAAATCTCTTTCATTAAAATAAAAAATTGCCATATTATTAAGTGAGGCAGCATATAGAGGATGATTACTTCCAACATTTTTCTCAAATATTTCAAGAGATTTATTTAAATAATCCACAGCTTTTTCCTTCATTCCCATCTGTAAAGTCGGATTAAATAGATTACTAAGAGTAACAGCATATTCCAGCAAATATTCTTCACTATCTAAAGTTTTTAATATTTTTAAACTCTTTATATGTAGTTCGTATGCTTTAGTAAATTCATTTATATTTTGATAGTATAATCCGAAGTTATTGCATAGCCCTGCAAAAGAAAAAGACTTATCCATATTATTTTTTTCATATATGTTCACTATTTTCTTATAGTTTTCTTCAAGTAAATCATACTTCCCCGCGAATCTATAAACTTCTGTCAAATTAAGTAATGTTGTAGCATAGGCAATATTATCTGCTCCATATTTTTTTAAAATAATCTCCATTGCCTCTTTTAATTTAGACTCCGCTTCTTCATACAGACCTATATATTTTAATGTTCCTCCCAGTTCATTTAATATTTTCATATATTCTTCATGTTCTTTTCCATATTTTTTATCTATAAAAATTAAAGTATTTTTTAACACTTCAACCTCTTTTAAAATATTTCCTTCAACTTGATATTTTTCTCTTTCTTTTTTTAAATTCTCTAAGTCCATTCTTCCTCCAAAAATATATTTTATACATATTATACTATATAAATATAATTTTATATATCTATAAAAATTTTTCATCAATTCTTATTGACAAAGCTCTAATTAAAAAAGGGAATAATTTGAAACATAAAATTTCAAAAAATCCCTCAATTTTAAATAAAGAATTTATAAAATTTTTTATCAACATTTATTGGCAAAGAACCGGAGTTTATTGGTGTCAACTTTTCTCTGATGATAGCTTTCTATTTCTTGTTCAAAATACTGTATTTGTTTCTCTAAGTGCATGATCTTCATATAGCCTTGTAATGAGAAAAGCAAAAAGCACACTTTTTTAGTGTGCTTTTCATATATAAAAATATTTTCTTTTAAATGGCGC
The DNA window shown above is from Fusobacterium russii ATCC 25533 and carries:
- a CDS encoding methyltransferase domain-containing protein, translated to MNFSRHFDEYDNYSSVQKKVAENLVEYMKKKEVLRDEIHSIFEIGCGTGIFTRKYIKCFPSLKNLTLNDRFDVRAYISDIGYSTFIEGDILDIDLPQSDLLLSSSVFQWIYDSDRLFKNIKNSTKKLCFSTYILGNLIEIKNHFGLSLEYKSLEELEKIIKKYFKKISFYKETIKLDFENPIELLRHLKYTGVTGLQKPSVNNVRSFKSKILTYEVAYFICEN
- a CDS encoding pimeloyl-ACP methyl esterase BioG family protein; its protein translation is MKKIYFFNGWGMDKNILSNIKNSSDYKIEIINFPYIIDKNEVLRNEENIFMAWSFGVYYLNKFLNENKDIKYRTAIAVNGLPETIGKYGINEKMFDLTLNTLSPERLLKFYQNMDIDNSFINSGKNFEEVRYELAYFKKNYKILENKIDYSFIGEYDRIIPRAKQEKFYKEKGIEYKIINCGHYPFSYIKDFSSILENKKDEAL
- a CDS encoding aminotransferase class I/II-fold pyridoxal phosphate-dependent enzyme, with product MLKEEIEKELINLEKDYRLRTLKVNEKEFLNFSSNDYLGIMRDKEIFDDFFSNTNFDDFKMTSASSRLIDGSYPIVMNLENEVEKIYGKACLVYNSGFDANSSLIETFYNKESLIITDRLNHASIYDGCINSEAKILRYNHLDIKALEKILKKYSTEYKDILVVTETIYSMDGDTADIGAIVDLKKQYKFDLMVDEAHSYGVFGYGIAYNENLVKDIDFLVIPLGKGGASVGAYVICDKVYKEYLINKSRKFIYSTALPPINNLWNLYILNNMKKFQEKSSNLKKLIEFSLKKLAELNIETVSNTHIISIIIGENEKTNLLVTALKEEGYLTYAIKEPTVPKNTARLRLSLSADMQVEKLDEFFKVLSLEIEKIKGV
- a CDS encoding DUF4125 family protein yields the protein MIKTELIEKILEKEWAYFSNLNNIGGRASCQDNKEEFIIMRKAQWLTFDEETLKSYWEDLNSSRNPLFEKYARMMKYTNPSEYEERSYILENITPEKESLVNKIMYIYMEWEKEFFLKFPIYASMGRVLYSFQDNNEETSIETYLRGELYSYSEKTLCLYLNYVDKMYKEGKNLAIENMDNIAKFQGFNNCDEVESYYKMTDN